In Luteibacter mycovicinus, a genomic segment contains:
- a CDS encoding glycoside hydrolase family 108 protein, which produces MADFNSFFPTLLRHEGGFVNDPADPGGATNKGITLGTFQQCAKRLLGVEPTLDNLRALSDADAGRIYKALYWDKVHGDEIALQDLANIVFDFQVNAGGNASRLLQRVLNAQGVTPQVVVDGAIGAGTLAALGKVDNVAVYTAYKQGRKDYYKNLVAQRPGLGKFLKGWLNRVDSFPDLPQAATGGP; this is translated from the coding sequence ATGGCCGACTTCAACAGCTTCTTTCCCACGCTACTCAGACATGAGGGAGGGTTCGTCAACGACCCTGCGGATCCGGGCGGCGCGACCAACAAAGGCATCACGCTGGGCACGTTTCAGCAGTGCGCCAAACGCCTTCTGGGTGTCGAGCCCACGCTCGATAACCTGCGTGCGCTGAGCGACGCGGACGCGGGCAGGATCTACAAGGCGTTGTACTGGGACAAGGTGCACGGCGACGAGATCGCGCTGCAGGATCTGGCGAACATCGTCTTCGACTTTCAGGTCAACGCCGGTGGTAACGCATCCAGGCTGCTCCAGCGCGTGCTCAATGCGCAGGGTGTGACCCCACAAGTCGTCGTCGACGGCGCCATCGGTGCCGGTACGCTCGCCGCGCTGGGCAAGGTCGATAACGTCGCGGTTTACACCGCGTACAAGCAGGGGCGCAAGGACTACTACAAGAACCTCGTCGCCCAGCGGCCGGGGCTGGGCAAGTTCCTGAAAGGCTGGCTCAACCGCGTCGACTCTTTTCCCGATCTGCCGCAAGCCGCCACGGGAGGTCCCTGA
- a CDS encoding ferritin-like domain-containing protein, which produces MTIKTIEDLFIHELSDIYSAEKQLTKSLPRLARASTAPELKEAFTSHLEETQGQVERIDQVVELLGIRLKRIKCAAMEGLVEEGKEVIDGVEEGPLRDAALIGGGNKVEHYEIASYGTLIALAKQLGYTDAVPLLVATLAEEKAADEKLTLLSEQLSKQMRAEKAA; this is translated from the coding sequence ATGACTATCAAAACCATCGAAGATCTCTTCATCCACGAGCTGTCCGATATCTACAGCGCCGAGAAGCAACTCACCAAGTCGCTGCCGCGACTGGCACGTGCATCGACGGCTCCGGAGCTCAAAGAAGCATTCACGTCTCACCTCGAGGAAACGCAGGGCCAGGTCGAGCGCATCGATCAGGTCGTCGAGCTTTTGGGTATCCGTCTGAAGCGCATCAAGTGCGCCGCGATGGAAGGGCTGGTCGAAGAGGGCAAGGAAGTGATCGACGGCGTCGAAGAAGGTCCGCTGCGCGATGCCGCGCTGATCGGCGGCGGAAACAAGGTAGAACATTATGAGATCGCCTCTTACGGCACCCTCATCGCGCTCGCCAAGCAGCTCGGCTACACCGATGCCGTGCCGCTGCTCGTCGCGACGCTGGCTGAGGAGAAGGCGGCCGATGAGAAGCTGACGCTGCTGTCCGAGCAGTTATCGAAGCAGATGCGGGCTGAGAAGGCCGCCTGA
- the serS gene encoding serine--tRNA ligase has translation MLDPALLRGKLAETAERLRAARNFDLDVATIERLESERKALATETQELQNLRNTRSKAIGQAKSKGEDVAPLMAEVAGIGDKLKANEQALADVQAKLADISLGLPNLPDESVPIGKDENDNLEILRWGHARAFDFEVKDHVDLGVRHGWLDGDAGSKLSGARFTVLRGQLAHLHRALAQFMLDLHTTQHGYLEHNVPLIVNPAAMEGTSQLPKFEEDLFATQIGDAKRYLIPTSEVTLTNLVRESIVEADELPMRLTAHSMCFRAEAGSYGRDTRGMIRQHQFEKVEMVQIATAETSMAQLEEMVGHAETVLQKLGLPYRKVQLCTGDMGFAAAKTYDLEVWLPSQNTYREISSCSNCTDFQARRMQARWRNPATGKPELVHTLNGSGLAVGRTLVAVMENFQRKDGSIEVPEVLRPYMAGLEAIA, from the coding sequence ATGCTGGATCCTGCACTCCTGCGCGGCAAACTCGCCGAAACGGCGGAACGCCTGCGCGCCGCCCGGAACTTCGACCTCGACGTCGCCACGATCGAGCGCCTCGAATCCGAGCGCAAGGCCCTCGCCACCGAGACCCAGGAGCTGCAGAACCTGCGCAACACGCGTTCCAAGGCGATCGGCCAGGCCAAGAGCAAGGGCGAAGACGTCGCCCCGCTGATGGCCGAAGTCGCCGGTATCGGTGACAAGCTCAAGGCCAACGAACAGGCCCTGGCCGACGTTCAGGCCAAGCTCGCCGACATCTCGCTGGGCCTGCCCAACCTGCCGGACGAGTCCGTGCCCATCGGCAAGGACGAGAACGACAACCTCGAGATTCTCCGCTGGGGCCACGCCCGCGCGTTCGACTTCGAGGTCAAGGACCATGTGGACCTGGGCGTCCGCCACGGCTGGCTCGACGGCGACGCCGGCTCGAAGCTCAGCGGCGCGCGCTTCACCGTCCTGCGCGGCCAGCTCGCGCACCTGCACCGCGCGCTCGCCCAGTTCATGCTCGACCTGCACACCACGCAGCACGGATACCTCGAGCACAACGTGCCGCTGATCGTGAACCCGGCCGCGATGGAAGGCACCAGCCAGCTGCCGAAGTTCGAAGAGGACCTGTTCGCCACCCAGATCGGCGACGCGAAGCGCTACCTCATCCCGACCTCCGAAGTGACCCTGACCAACCTGGTCCGCGAGAGCATCGTCGAAGCCGACGAGCTGCCCATGCGCCTGACCGCCCATTCCATGTGCTTCCGCGCCGAAGCCGGCAGCTACGGCCGCGACACCCGCGGCATGATCCGCCAGCACCAGTTCGAAAAGGTCGAAATGGTGCAGATCGCCACCGCCGAGACCAGCATGGCTCAGCTGGAGGAGATGGTCGGGCACGCCGAGACGGTCCTGCAGAAGCTGGGTCTGCCGTACCGGAAGGTGCAGCTGTGCACGGGGGATATGGGGTTCGCGGCGGCGAAGACGTATGACCTCGAGGTCTGGTTGCCTTCGCAGAATACGTACCGCGAGATCAGCAGCTGCTCGAACTGCACCGATTTCCAGGCGCGGCGTATGCAGGCCCGGTGGCGGAATCCGGCTACCGGGAAGCCGGAGCTGGTGCATACGCTGAATGGGTCTGGGTTGGCTGTGGGGCGGACGCTGGTTGCTGTTATGGAGAATTTCCAGCGGAAGGATGGGTCGATTGAGGTGCCTGAGGTGCTTAGGCCTTATATGGCGGGTTTGGAAGCGATTGCGTGA
- a CDS encoding ImmA/IrrE family metallo-endopeptidase, producing the protein MSKSLKAHIASLRLLHQNPYAFIEYLEDLDDPTMASLAVDDASPEQLSASRKVLEDPYAYLDGDGGLSAGVNDSEDVLWLSQTPSKGVGNTSSDIQKRRYGDAEIEAKAIALQRRLWLERDQLWEGAAPTNPLDVLDIRKALHLSGYQLIFESGLGHDPRTQIEVAGLIDRDAKIVKCSLQFLEPYQRFTLAHELGHVVLHPDGGGIHRDRPLDGVTRSREPGEREADRFAAFFLMPEKLLRELFFQRFGTDCFVLTDGTAFALSRTNSDAVYEKNPTVRHLARTLAAAETYNSRSFISLAAQFRVSVGALAFRIEELNLLEV; encoded by the coding sequence GTGAGCAAATCTTTGAAAGCGCATATCGCTAGTCTGCGGCTTCTTCATCAAAACCCATATGCGTTCATCGAATACCTGGAAGATCTCGATGATCCGACAATGGCATCGTTGGCAGTGGATGACGCAAGTCCGGAGCAGCTGAGCGCGAGCCGCAAAGTTTTGGAAGACCCCTATGCCTATTTAGATGGGGATGGTGGTTTGAGTGCGGGCGTCAACGACAGCGAAGATGTGTTGTGGCTAAGTCAGACGCCATCTAAGGGTGTCGGTAACACTTCCTCTGACATTCAGAAGCGTCGTTATGGTGATGCCGAGATAGAGGCCAAAGCTATCGCCTTACAGCGCCGGCTTTGGCTTGAACGAGATCAGTTGTGGGAAGGCGCAGCTCCCACGAATCCCTTGGACGTATTGGACATCCGCAAGGCGTTACACCTCTCGGGATATCAGCTCATTTTTGAGAGCGGGTTAGGTCATGATCCGCGGACCCAGATCGAGGTTGCCGGCCTGATTGATAGAGACGCTAAGATCGTCAAGTGTTCCCTTCAATTCTTGGAGCCTTACCAGCGCTTTACTTTGGCCCATGAACTGGGACATGTGGTGCTACATCCGGATGGGGGTGGAATTCATCGTGATCGGCCGCTTGATGGCGTGACCCGGTCACGCGAGCCTGGGGAACGAGAGGCAGACCGTTTTGCTGCATTCTTTCTGATGCCAGAAAAGTTGCTGAGAGAATTGTTCTTTCAGCGGTTCGGCACCGATTGTTTTGTGTTGACGGACGGCACCGCATTTGCCCTATCGAGGACCAACAGTGACGCGGTCTATGAAAAGAACCCTACTGTGCGGCATCTCGCACGCACACTTGCCGCGGCGGAGACATACAACTCGCGCTCGTTTATCTCGCTGGCTGCTCAGTTCCGCGTCTCAGTGGGAGCCTTGGCATTTCGCATCGAGGAGTTGAATTTGTTGGAGGTGTGA
- a CDS encoding response regulator — MMPVPVLLADEQALLRDGVAALLSHSTRYQVIGSTADGRDCVRLALRQQPGLIVFDCAMRGLSGLEAIRRIAPRCPQTRLLCLSGYEDSRWVRAAFDAGAHGYVLKRDGFDVLREAIDTVMRQRYFISPDIGHLLVDGLRRQDGPSFATTGALSAREREITQLFAEGLSARDISERLHVSIKTVGTHREHIMAKLGINGIAQLTRYALREGLTTLDP; from the coding sequence ATGATGCCCGTGCCGGTCCTGCTTGCGGACGAGCAGGCGCTGTTGCGCGACGGCGTGGCGGCGCTGCTGAGTCACTCCACGCGCTACCAGGTCATCGGCAGTACCGCGGACGGTCGCGACTGCGTGCGTCTGGCGTTGCGACAGCAGCCAGGACTGATCGTCTTCGACTGTGCCATGCGCGGACTCAGTGGTCTGGAAGCGATCCGGCGGATCGCACCGCGCTGTCCACAAACCCGGCTTCTCTGCCTTTCCGGCTACGAGGACTCCCGATGGGTACGCGCCGCCTTCGACGCGGGCGCCCACGGTTACGTGCTGAAGCGCGACGGCTTCGACGTGCTACGTGAGGCGATCGATACGGTGATGCGCCAGCGTTACTTCATCAGTCCGGACATAGGGCATCTGCTGGTGGATGGTCTGCGTCGCCAGGATGGACCGTCGTTTGCGACGACCGGAGCGCTGAGTGCGCGCGAGCGCGAAATCACCCAGCTGTTCGCCGAAGGGCTCAGTGCACGCGACATTTCCGAGCGATTGCACGTCAGCATCAAGACCGTCGGCACGCACCGGGAACACATCATGGCGAAACTGGGCATCAACGGCATCGCGCAGCTCACGCGATACGCCTTGCGCGAAGGACTCACCACGCTCGATCCGTGA
- a CDS encoding replication-associated recombination protein A, whose amino-acid sequence MSFQSPGLFAEPEALKPLAERMRPRALDEIVGQQRVAGEGKPLRRALEAGKVHSMILWGPPGCGKTTLALLVARYADADFRAISAVMSGLPDVRKALAEAEGNFAQGRRTVLFVDEVHRFNKAQQDAFLPHIERGVIIFVGATTENPSFELNSALLSRCRVHVLDAVSPDDIVAALHRALADKERGLGDLELDVDEASLKLIASAADGDVRRALTLLEIAAELAENGRIDDATLEQVLADRTRRFDKSGEQFYDQISALHKSVRSSDPDAAVYWLTRMLDGGCDPLYLARRMTRMAVEDVGLAEPRAWRMALDAWDTYERLGSPEGELGLAQLAIWLAISPKSNAAYMAYNKARATVKQMGTLDVPMHLRNAPTKLMKGLGYGTGYQYDHDVEGGIALDQQCLPDELVGTTFYEPVDRGLETKLREKLEALRAARAEARTRK is encoded by the coding sequence ATGTCTTTTCAGTCCCCCGGCCTTTTTGCCGAACCCGAAGCGCTGAAGCCCCTGGCCGAGCGTATGCGTCCGCGTGCCCTCGACGAGATAGTGGGGCAGCAGCGGGTGGCGGGCGAGGGTAAGCCGCTGCGCCGTGCGCTGGAGGCAGGCAAGGTCCATTCGATGATCCTGTGGGGGCCGCCGGGGTGTGGCAAGACCACGCTGGCCCTTCTGGTCGCCCGGTACGCCGACGCCGACTTCCGCGCCATCTCCGCTGTCATGAGCGGCCTGCCGGACGTGCGAAAGGCGCTCGCGGAGGCGGAAGGCAACTTCGCGCAGGGGCGCCGCACCGTCCTGTTCGTCGACGAGGTGCATCGCTTCAACAAAGCCCAGCAGGACGCCTTCCTGCCGCATATCGAGCGGGGCGTGATCATCTTCGTCGGCGCGACCACTGAGAACCCGTCGTTCGAGCTCAACTCCGCGTTGCTCTCACGGTGTCGTGTGCACGTGCTGGACGCGGTGAGCCCGGACGATATCGTGGCCGCATTGCATCGCGCGCTGGCCGACAAGGAACGCGGTCTGGGCGATCTCGAACTCGATGTCGACGAAGCGTCGCTGAAACTCATCGCCAGTGCCGCCGATGGCGATGTACGTCGCGCGCTTACCTTGCTGGAAATCGCCGCCGAGCTCGCCGAAAACGGCCGGATCGACGATGCGACGCTGGAGCAGGTGCTGGCGGATCGCACGCGTCGTTTCGACAAGAGCGGCGAGCAGTTCTACGACCAGATCTCGGCCCTGCATAAATCCGTGCGCTCGTCCGATCCGGATGCCGCCGTTTACTGGCTGACGCGCATGCTCGACGGGGGCTGCGATCCGCTGTATCTGGCCCGGCGCATGACGCGGATGGCGGTGGAAGATGTGGGTCTGGCCGAGCCGCGCGCGTGGCGCATGGCGCTGGATGCGTGGGATACGTACGAGCGCCTCGGCAGTCCCGAGGGCGAGCTGGGCCTGGCGCAGCTGGCGATCTGGCTGGCCATTTCGCCGAAGAGCAACGCAGCTTACATGGCGTACAACAAGGCCAGGGCCACCGTGAAGCAGATGGGCACGCTCGACGTGCCGATGCATCTGCGCAACGCGCCGACCAAGCTGATGAAGGGGCTGGGTTACGGCACCGGTTACCAGTACGACCACGACGTCGAAGGTGGCATTGCGCTGGATCAGCAGTGCCTGCCCGATGAACTGGTGGGGACGACCTTTTATGAGCCGGTCGATCGCGGACTGGAAACGAAACTGCGCGAAAAGCTGGAGGCGTTACGCGCCGCGCGTGCGGAAGCCCGGACGCGGAAGTAG
- a CDS encoding DUF6538 domain-containing protein gives MRLAHHLQRHPSGMWHFCLTVPKDLRAAFGLRYIKKSLRTRDPVLAKWWAYVLGAHYAQIFATTRGTGTTMAKAPPTRDELGATPPSPARKSVTLRTGPGNELVDYSYQLLPDGSMTLEAEDEADHARLMEALREAKKPTASLPPAPPRPMPVATPQPRH, from the coding sequence ATGCGACTTGCCCACCATTTGCAGCGCCACCCTTCGGGGATGTGGCACTTCTGTCTGACCGTTCCGAAAGACCTGCGGGCCGCCTTCGGCCTGCGCTACATCAAGAAGTCCCTGCGCACGCGTGACCCCGTGCTGGCCAAGTGGTGGGCCTACGTTTTAGGCGCGCACTATGCTCAAATCTTCGCCACGACGCGGGGAACAGGGACCACCATGGCGAAGGCACCACCCACCAGGGACGAGCTAGGGGCGACGCCGCCGTCGCCCGCGCGGAAGTCGGTGACGCTGCGGACGGGCCCGGGTAACGAACTGGTCGACTACTCGTATCAGCTCCTTCCCGATGGCTCGATGACGTTGGAGGCCGAGGACGAGGCCGACCACGCGCGTCTGATGGAAGCCCTGCGCGAGGCCAAGAAGCCGACGGCCTCGCTTCCCCCGGCGCCGCCCAGGCCGATGCCTGTTGCGACTCCCCAACCCCGACACTAA
- a CDS encoding site-specific integrase, producing MMEAFNTSLVQARTGAAASAGPVVPARPREIGKAADQWLRSIKADTIPKTLIIKTAAVMGFVRHVGSKKMMHEVQREDVHAWVEVLRASGLQTPTLVNKTSYLRGFFTWAVSSGCFPRFPKDENPAAGHVIFRKQEKQRRKAFGFKAFTVEEVQALYAPKALAKLSEGARWGAVIGLYTGARVSEIGQLALVDFTTVDGIPCLTITDEGEGQSVKNHPSIRTIPIHPDLMVLGLMERVERLRAEGEKRLFPKVKMGSVNGLGDWLSKAYGRHILTVGVTKPGKGKHGFHSLRKTAIQTMKSAKVPLEWRCAYVGHDLDEEHVETYSGEYGPREMLDAVASGLKWSLDIPGVRASLAAGS from the coding sequence ATGATGGAGGCGTTCAACACCTCGCTGGTCCAGGCGAGGACCGGCGCTGCGGCTTCGGCCGGTCCCGTCGTTCCCGCACGTCCACGCGAAATCGGCAAGGCCGCAGATCAATGGCTGCGGAGCATCAAAGCCGACACCATCCCCAAGACGCTTATCATCAAAACCGCGGCAGTCATGGGCTTCGTGCGGCACGTCGGCAGCAAGAAGATGATGCACGAGGTCCAGCGTGAGGACGTGCACGCGTGGGTGGAGGTGCTAAGGGCGAGCGGCCTGCAAACGCCCACGCTGGTCAACAAAACGTCGTATCTGCGGGGCTTCTTTACCTGGGCGGTGTCGTCCGGGTGCTTCCCGAGGTTTCCGAAGGATGAAAATCCGGCCGCCGGCCACGTGATCTTTCGTAAGCAAGAAAAGCAGCGACGGAAGGCGTTCGGGTTTAAAGCCTTCACCGTTGAAGAAGTTCAGGCGCTTTATGCGCCAAAGGCGCTGGCTAAGCTTAGCGAAGGTGCCAGGTGGGGCGCTGTCATCGGGCTTTACACGGGCGCGCGTGTTTCCGAAATCGGACAGCTCGCGTTGGTGGACTTCACCACTGTGGATGGGATCCCATGTCTGACGATCACCGACGAAGGAGAAGGGCAGAGCGTTAAGAACCATCCCAGTATCCGCACCATCCCCATCCATCCGGATCTCATGGTTCTCGGCTTGATGGAGCGAGTTGAACGACTGAGGGCGGAGGGTGAAAAGCGGTTGTTCCCGAAGGTGAAAATGGGATCCGTGAATGGCTTGGGCGACTGGCTTTCTAAGGCCTATGGCAGGCACATTCTGACCGTCGGCGTTACTAAACCGGGCAAGGGTAAGCACGGGTTCCACAGCTTGCGCAAAACTGCCATCCAGACAATGAAGTCTGCCAAGGTGCCTCTGGAATGGCGCTGCGCCTACGTCGGACATGATCTCGATGAGGAACATGTAGAAACGTATAGCGGTGAATACGGGCCGAGAGAAATGTTGGACGCGGTGGCGTCAGGATTAAAGTGGAGCCTGGACATCCCCGGTGTTCGCGCGAGTTTAGCCGCAGGTTCGTAG
- a CDS encoding cation:proton antiporter, with product MTLFESLLLLLLAAIVLLQVARHLSLPYPSMLALAGVGVALLPGAPDFPIDPRTALPLFIAPALMDAAFDFPVTTARRFWVPLVIFALGGVLITALLVAWVGWAFAGLPIAAALVLGAIVAPPDAAAATAILSGMAIPRATDAILRGESLFNDAAALLLFSAALTAQMSGGLTAAQVGGFALAAPGGVLFGMVAAWLMPYMSRLVTGALDSNLLQFVNTFLVWIIAEHLHVSPVLAVVALAMTLASRTARPTSPRMRVQSYAVWNVVVFVLNVLAFLLMGLQARRIIGDMSGEHLRHALAFTGLVIAIVVVVRLVVALGFNRAVAWYRRRSGRAEPATWRQGTLAGWCGMRGLVTLATAFILPAEFPQRDTVVLAAFGVVLATLVVQGLTLAPMIRLLGLDHRAVTERELVAVRRGLARAALHRLEDEASEEGARLAALFRIEVDALDEPPRGDAHQRHCALSLAAIAAQRTELERCRLEFQLSDDDYNFLLEQLDWRELTVLPPEATRIGTA from the coding sequence GTGACGTTATTCGAAAGCCTTCTTCTGCTGCTGCTGGCGGCCATCGTATTGCTGCAGGTGGCGCGGCATCTGTCGTTGCCGTATCCGTCAATGCTGGCGTTGGCGGGCGTGGGCGTGGCGCTTCTGCCGGGGGCACCGGACTTTCCGATCGATCCGCGGACCGCTTTGCCGTTATTCATCGCGCCGGCGCTCATGGATGCGGCGTTCGATTTCCCCGTGACCACCGCCAGGCGTTTCTGGGTACCGCTGGTCATCTTCGCGCTCGGCGGGGTGCTGATCACGGCTCTGCTGGTCGCGTGGGTGGGCTGGGCGTTCGCGGGCCTGCCGATCGCCGCGGCGCTGGTGCTCGGTGCGATCGTGGCACCGCCGGACGCGGCGGCGGCCACGGCGATACTCTCCGGCATGGCGATTCCGCGCGCCACCGACGCGATCCTGCGCGGCGAGAGCCTGTTCAACGACGCGGCCGCGCTGTTGCTGTTCAGCGCCGCGCTGACCGCGCAGATGTCCGGCGGACTCACGGCGGCCCAGGTCGGCGGATTCGCACTGGCGGCGCCCGGCGGTGTGTTATTCGGCATGGTCGCCGCCTGGCTGATGCCGTACATGAGCCGGCTCGTCACGGGCGCGCTGGACAGTAACCTGCTGCAGTTCGTCAACACCTTCCTCGTCTGGATCATCGCCGAGCACCTTCACGTATCGCCCGTGCTCGCCGTGGTGGCGCTGGCGATGACGCTCGCGTCGCGTACGGCGCGACCGACCTCGCCGCGCATGCGCGTGCAGTCGTACGCGGTGTGGAACGTCGTGGTGTTCGTGCTCAATGTGCTCGCCTTCCTGCTGATGGGCCTGCAGGCGCGGCGGATCATCGGCGACATGAGCGGTGAGCACCTGCGCCACGCGCTCGCCTTCACCGGGCTGGTGATCGCCATCGTCGTGGTCGTCCGGCTGGTCGTCGCGCTGGGCTTCAATCGCGCGGTGGCGTGGTACCGCCGCCGTTCGGGACGGGCGGAGCCCGCCACCTGGCGGCAGGGAACGCTGGCCGGGTGGTGCGGTATGCGCGGGCTGGTGACGCTGGCGACGGCGTTCATCCTGCCGGCGGAGTTCCCGCAGCGGGACACGGTGGTCCTTGCCGCCTTCGGCGTGGTGTTGGCCACGCTGGTGGTGCAGGGGCTGACCCTCGCGCCGATGATCCGGCTGCTGGGGCTGGATCATCGCGCGGTGACCGAGCGCGAGCTCGTCGCGGTCCGTCGCGGTCTGGCCCGGGCAGCCTTGCATCGGCTGGAGGACGAAGCCAGTGAAGAGGGCGCGCGGCTGGCGGCGCTGTTCCGCATCGAGGTCGACGCGCTGGACGAGCCGCCACGCGGCGATGCGCATCAGCGGCACTGTGCCTTGTCGCTCGCCGCCATCGCCGCGCAGCGGACGGAGCTCGAACGCTGCCGTCTGGAATTTCAGCTAAGCGACGACGATTACAACTTCCTGCTCGAGCAACTCGACTGGCGGGAACTGACCGTGCTTCCCCCGGAAGCGACGCGCATCGGTACGGCTTAG
- a CDS encoding DUF2589 domain-containing protein codes for MAAQTSLNTLIEAIAGAVVDAQDRIEQHQISHLSEFFDEDNRPKSVVIRMPSLHPQAGEDDEDLYRAPILPLVSTNVLRIRDVEITFDADLGPLIEGDPPGDDAPHEPGWKGVSAASRPHLRVDPSVGGGDRRGGSVHVVLRVEGSEPTDGASRLMNHLAQTQGVFKTFKPGD; via the coding sequence ATGGCCGCGCAGACCTCGCTCAATACCCTGATCGAAGCCATCGCCGGCGCGGTGGTCGATGCGCAGGACCGCATCGAGCAACACCAGATCTCCCACCTCAGCGAGTTTTTCGATGAGGACAACCGGCCCAAGAGCGTCGTCATCCGCATGCCGTCCCTGCATCCGCAGGCCGGCGAGGACGATGAAGACCTGTACCGCGCGCCGATCCTTCCCCTGGTCTCGACCAACGTGCTGCGCATCAGGGATGTCGAGATCACCTTCGACGCGGACCTCGGTCCGCTGATCGAGGGCGACCCACCGGGTGACGATGCGCCCCACGAGCCCGGCTGGAAGGGGGTGAGCGCCGCGTCGCGGCCCCACCTGCGGGTCGATCCCTCGGTCGGTGGCGGCGATCGTCGCGGCGGGTCCGTGCACGTGGTGCTGCGCGTGGAAGGCAGCGAGCCGACCGACGGCGCGTCGCGGCTGATGAATCACCTCGCGCAGACCCAGGGGGTCTTCAAGACGTTCAAGCCGGGCGACTGA
- a CDS encoding DUF3999 family protein yields the protein MRRDVGCLLVLGLFAAGARAEPPEAFAYAWPIVAPQGGKAYLVELPQDAYAWASRDAGLADVVVVDAEGRQVAAGPYTAAAPTSHPVTLDAPLRAVPAAVDGVPGARIQRSTNGDIVIEPGPVAPTAMPRVWLFDARSAIAPERLEFAAIDHDVNLGVDVDTSNDLQDWNTRVRGASIVTLGKGDGAVDARVIKLSGSPARYYRVRVMSGEAPWAIDGTSSVTLSGSVEDAAAKDEAKLLWLDVPVGDTKSSGQGVDYDYRLPAALPVNSVRVTLGKSDSVARLDASAVEGTMSSEALGTLVVTPDGTEGRRPLEVNARRRDLLRLHSATPLREAPHLSVGWRPDRFVFLPEGKGPYRLLVGSARERRPAWPVGDAVTALRKSEGAAWRPDETTLGPGQELGGREALSSPAAPFDWTRPLLWVVLLLGAGLIAGMAGSLLRKPKAGGEDEGKGKGKGKGKGKGKGES from the coding sequence ATGCGTCGTGATGTGGGTTGTCTGCTTGTTCTTGGTCTGTTCGCCGCAGGCGCCCGTGCCGAGCCGCCCGAGGCATTCGCCTATGCGTGGCCGATCGTCGCGCCGCAGGGTGGCAAGGCCTACCTCGTCGAACTGCCTCAGGACGCGTACGCGTGGGCATCGCGCGATGCCGGGCTCGCCGATGTCGTCGTGGTCGATGCGGAGGGGCGGCAGGTCGCCGCCGGCCCGTACACCGCCGCGGCGCCGACCTCGCATCCCGTGACGCTCGATGCGCCGTTGCGCGCGGTGCCCGCCGCCGTGGATGGCGTGCCCGGTGCGCGCATCCAGCGCAGCACCAACGGCGATATCGTAATCGAGCCGGGTCCGGTGGCGCCGACCGCCATGCCGCGCGTCTGGCTGTTCGACGCGCGCTCGGCGATCGCGCCGGAGCGCCTGGAGTTCGCGGCGATCGACCACGACGTGAACCTCGGCGTCGACGTCGATACCAGTAACGACTTGCAGGACTGGAACACGCGCGTGCGCGGCGCGTCGATCGTGACGCTCGGCAAGGGCGATGGCGCGGTGGATGCGCGCGTGATCAAGCTGTCCGGTTCGCCGGCGCGTTACTACCGCGTGCGTGTGATGAGTGGCGAAGCACCGTGGGCGATCGACGGCACGTCGTCCGTCACCTTGTCGGGAAGTGTCGAAGACGCGGCGGCAAAGGACGAAGCGAAGCTGCTCTGGCTGGATGTTCCCGTCGGTGACACGAAGAGCAGCGGGCAGGGCGTCGATTACGACTATCGCTTGCCGGCCGCGTTGCCGGTGAACTCCGTGCGCGTCACGCTGGGGAAGAGCGACAGCGTGGCCCGTCTTGATGCATCGGCGGTCGAGGGCACGATGAGCAGCGAGGCGCTGGGCACGCTCGTCGTCACTCCGGATGGTACGGAAGGTCGTCGGCCGCTCGAGGTGAATGCGCGTCGTCGCGATCTGCTGCGTCTGCATTCGGCGACGCCGCTGCGCGAAGCGCCGCATCTGTCGGTGGGCTGGCGGCCGGATCGCTTCGTCTTCCTGCCCGAAGGCAAGGGGCCGTATCGGTTGCTGGTGGGCAGTGCGCGCGAGCGGCGTCCGGCGTGGCCCGTCGGCGATGCGGTGACGGCCTTGCGTAAGAGCGAAGGCGCGGCGTGGCGGCCTGACGAAACGACGTTGGGTCCCGGACAGGAGCTGGGCGGACGCGAAGCGCTGAGTTCGCCGGCGGCGCCGTTCGACTGGACCCGGCCTTTGCTCTGGGTGGTGTTGTTGCTGGGGGCGGGTTTGATTGCAGGGATGGCGGGCAGTTTGCTGCGGAAGCCGAAGGCGGGTGGCGAGGACGAGGGCAAGGGCAAGGGCAAGGGCAAGGGCAAGGGCAAGGGCAAGGGCGAGAGTTGA